A portion of the Parasteatoda tepidariorum isolate YZ-2023 chromosome 5, CAS_Ptep_4.0, whole genome shotgun sequence genome contains these proteins:
- the LOC107453873 gene encoding proteasome subunit alpha type-4, whose translation MARRYDSRTTIFSPEGRLYQVEYAMEAIGHAGTCLGILANDGIVLAAERRNTNKLLDEVFNSEKIYRLHNDMCCSVAGITSDANVLTNELRQIAQRYLLQYGESIPCERLVSWLCDLKQAYTQYGGKRPFGVSILYMGWDKHYGFQLYQSDPSGNYGGWKATCIGNNSAAAVSILKQEYKENETSLADALALAVKVLSKTLDMTKLTADKLEMATLTRDDNKTKIRIMPSAEVEMLIKKHEEEEARNEAAKKEKEREKSKS comes from the exons GCTCGGCGTTATGATTCTAGAACAACAATCTTCTCACCTGAAG GAAGATTATATCAAGTTGAATATGCTATGGAAGCTATTGGTCATGCTGGAACATGCTTGGGAATTTTGGCTAATGATGGAATAGTTCTTGCTGCTGAACGTCGTAATACTAATAAACTATTAGATGAAGTTttcaattcagaaaaaatttacagactgcacaa tgataTGTGTTGTAGTGTTGCTGGTATTACTTCTGATGCTAATGTCTTGACTAATGAGTTGCGGCAAATTGCTCAAAG ATACTTACTTCAGTATGGTGAATCTATCCCCTGTGAGCGATTAGTTAGTTGGTTGTGTGATTTGAAGCAGGCATATACTCAATATGGAG GCAAACGACCTTTTGGCGTGTCCATTTTGTACATGGGGTGGGACAAGCATTATGGTTTCCAACTATATCAGTCTGATCCTAGTGGTAACTATGGTGGATGGAAAGCTACTTGTATTGGTAATAATAGTGCT gcTGCTGTATCTATTTTGAAGCAGGAGTACAAGGAAAATGAAACTTCTCTTGCAGATGCTTTAGCCTTAGCTGTGAAAGTGCTTAGTAAAACTTTGGACATGACTAAGTTAACTGCAGATAAGT tggAGATGGCAACACTTACTCGGGAcgacaacaaaacaaaaattcgaaTAATGCCCTCTGCTGAAGTTGAAATGCTAATCAAAAAGCATGAGGAAGAAGAAGCTAGAAATGAAGCTGCTAAAAAGGAAAAGGAACGTGAAAAATCTAAAAGCTAA